One window of the Bradyrhizobium sp. NP1 genome contains the following:
- a CDS encoding Dam family site-specific DNA-(adenine-N6)-methyltransferase, which translates to MPEIILPFLKWAGGKRWLTNNTEFEVPRFSGRYIEPFLGSGSIFFWLQPNDAMLSDLNSELIATYVALRDEHAKVLRHLRQHARSHSKAHYYKARDEFRPRSTAARAARFLYLNRTCWNGLYRVNLEGKFNVPKGTKSNVILGTDDFKAVSKILQKAKLVCCDFETVIDEAKSGDLIYADPPYTVRHNMNGFIKYNEVLFSWEDQQRLRAALLRASARGAKFLLSNADHASVRELYADVGSIKVVNRASIISGDRAARGTTTELLVSN; encoded by the coding sequence ATGCCTGAAATCATCTTGCCTTTTTTGAAGTGGGCCGGCGGAAAACGTTGGCTGACGAACAATACTGAATTCGAAGTCCCTCGGTTTTCGGGACGATACATCGAACCTTTCCTTGGAAGCGGTAGCATCTTTTTTTGGCTTCAGCCAAATGATGCAATGCTATCCGATTTAAATTCAGAGTTGATAGCCACGTACGTTGCTTTGAGAGATGAGCACGCAAAAGTCTTACGACATCTGAGACAGCACGCTCGAAGCCACTCAAAGGCACACTACTATAAAGCCCGCGATGAGTTCAGGCCACGCTCAACCGCTGCTCGAGCAGCTCGCTTTCTTTACCTAAATCGAACCTGCTGGAATGGCCTCTACAGGGTAAACCTAGAAGGAAAATTCAACGTTCCAAAAGGCACAAAATCGAACGTCATCTTGGGGACCGATGACTTTAAAGCAGTATCCAAGATTTTGCAGAAAGCAAAGCTGGTCTGCTGCGATTTTGAAACTGTCATCGATGAGGCCAAGAGCGGCGATCTTATTTACGCAGATCCGCCGTATACCGTCCGCCATAACATGAATGGCTTTATCAAATACAATGAGGTGCTCTTCTCCTGGGAAGATCAACAACGCTTACGCGCCGCTCTATTAAGAGCAAGCGCGCGAGGCGCGAAGTTTCTTCTTTCAAACGCAGATCATGCATCTGTCCGCGAACTATACGCCGATGTCGGATCAATTAAGGTTGTCAATCGCGCTTCAATCATCTCAGGTGATCGCGCCGCACGAGGCACCACCACGGAATTGCTCGTATCGAATTAG
- a CDS encoding pyridoxamine 5'-phosphate oxidase family protein, translated as MTPREILPFLSAHRLAVVSTVHAGAPQSAVVGYAVTDALDIIFDTLSTSRKYKNLAADPRVALVIGWDNEQTVQIEGLADVPTGPDLDACKQAYFAAWPDGPERAQWPDIAYVRIQPRWLRFSDFSCAPPRIEEMALA; from the coding sequence ATGACACCCAGAGAGATCCTCCCCTTCCTCAGTGCCCACCGCCTCGCGGTCGTCAGCACCGTGCATGCTGGCGCGCCGCAATCGGCGGTGGTCGGCTATGCCGTGACCGATGCGCTCGACATCATCTTCGATACGCTCTCGACCTCGCGCAAATACAAGAACCTCGCCGCCGATCCGCGCGTCGCGCTGGTGATCGGCTGGGACAACGAGCAGACCGTGCAGATCGAGGGTCTCGCCGACGTGCCGACGGGCCCTGATCTCGACGCCTGCAAGCAGGCCTATTTCGCGGCCTGGCCCGACGGCCCCGAGCGCGCGCAATGGCCTGACATCGCCTATGTGCGGATACAGCCGCGCTGGCTGCGCTTCAGTGATTTTTCCTGCGCGCCACCGCGCATCGAGGAAATGGCGCTTGCGTAA
- a CDS encoding DUF4282 domain-containing protein: MFEFQDLFQWDRFITPTIIKTFYWLVIALICLFGLSGIFSGLAAMAISPFGGFLVLLSSIASVVVGIVFSRIVAEFILIVFRINEHLGAIRDQGGVR; the protein is encoded by the coding sequence ATGTTTGAATTTCAGGACCTGTTTCAGTGGGACCGCTTTATCACGCCCACCATCATCAAGACGTTCTACTGGCTGGTCATCGCGCTGATCTGCCTGTTCGGGCTGTCGGGCATCTTCTCCGGGCTGGCGGCGATGGCGATCAGCCCGTTCGGCGGTTTCCTGGTGCTGCTGTCCTCGATCGCGAGCGTCGTGGTCGGCATCGTGTTCTCGCGCATCGTCGCCGAATTCATCCTGATCGTATTCCGTATCAACGAGCATCTCGGCGCGATCCGCGACCAGGGCGGCGTGCGGTAG
- a CDS encoding MaoC family dehydratase, whose product MTLTYEDFPPGRLGTFGPRHVSREEILAFAAEFDPQPMHLDEEAARHSMLRGLAGSGWHLASLMMRMMFDGFIGRAASLGSPGVSELRWLAPLRPGDDVMLEVDVLEARVSSSRPERGIVTIKAVARNAAGEALCEMVSPLMIGRRDGSS is encoded by the coding sequence ATGACGCTGACTTACGAAGATTTCCCGCCCGGCCGCCTCGGCACCTTTGGACCGCGTCACGTCTCGCGCGAGGAGATCCTCGCCTTTGCCGCCGAATTCGATCCGCAGCCGATGCATCTCGACGAGGAGGCCGCCCGGCATTCGATGCTGCGGGGGCTCGCAGGCTCCGGCTGGCATCTGGCCTCGCTGATGATGCGGATGATGTTCGACGGCTTCATCGGCCGCGCCGCCTCGCTCGGCTCGCCGGGGGTCAGCGAGCTGCGCTGGCTCGCGCCGCTGCGCCCGGGCGACGACGTGATGCTCGAAGTCGATGTGCTGGAGGCGCGGGTGTCGAGCAGCCGCCCCGAGAGGGGCATCGTCACCATCAAGGCGGTGGCGCGCAACGCGGCCGGCGAGGCGCTGTGCGAGATGGTCTCGCCGCTGATGATCGGGCGACGGGATGGCAGCTCCTAG
- a CDS encoding MaoC family dehydratase gives MRFFEQMEVGQRRELGSYTFTAAAIKKFAAQFDPQRFHLDEEEGRKSLFGGLAASGWHVGSVCMKLLVADAQRQAAEAAARGEKVAVWGPSPGFRDLRWLKPVLAGDTISFASEIESKRTSDSRPEWGIIQARNTGTNQRGELAFSLLATAFVPRLNKA, from the coding sequence GTGCGCTTCTTTGAGCAAATGGAAGTCGGGCAGCGGCGCGAGCTCGGCTCCTACACCTTCACCGCTGCGGCGATCAAGAAATTCGCGGCCCAATTCGACCCGCAGCGCTTTCACCTCGACGAGGAAGAAGGCCGCAAGTCGCTGTTCGGCGGGCTTGCCGCTTCCGGCTGGCACGTCGGCTCGGTCTGCATGAAGCTTTTGGTCGCGGATGCGCAGCGGCAGGCCGCGGAGGCTGCGGCGCGCGGCGAAAAGGTCGCCGTGTGGGGCCCGTCGCCGGGCTTTCGCGACCTGCGCTGGCTCAAGCCCGTGCTCGCGGGCGACACCATCAGCTTCGCGAGCGAAATCGAATCCAAGCGCACATCGGATTCTCGCCCCGAATGGGGCATCATCCAGGCCCGCAACACCGGCACCAACCAGCGCGGCGAGCTGGCGTTCTCGCTGCTCGCCACCGCCTTCGTGCCGCGGCTGAACAAGGCGTGA
- the ychF gene encoding redox-regulated ATPase YchF codes for MGFKCGIVGLPNVGKSTLFNALTETAAAQAANYPFCTIEPNVGEVAVPDPRLEKLAAIAKSAQIIPTRLTFVDIAGLVRGASKGEGLGNQFLANIREVDAIAHVVRCFEDSDITHVEGKIAPVADIETIETELMLADLDSLEKRVDNLAKKAKGNDKDAKEQLDLVNRSLVLLRDGKPARLLERKPEEERAFAMLGLLTSKPVLYVCNVEEASAKDGNNFSKAVFERAREEGAVAVVISAKIESEIATLSREERAEFLETLGLAEAGLDRLIRAGYQLLDLITYFTVGPKEARAWTIHRGTRAPAAAGVIHTDFEKGFIRAETIAYDDYVTLGGEAGARDAGKLRLEGKDYVVADGDVMHFRFNT; via the coding sequence ATGGGATTCAAATGCGGTATCGTCGGCCTGCCCAATGTCGGCAAGTCGACGCTGTTCAACGCGCTGACGGAGACGGCGGCGGCCCAGGCTGCGAACTACCCGTTCTGCACCATCGAGCCCAATGTCGGCGAGGTCGCGGTGCCCGACCCGCGGCTGGAGAAGCTCGCGGCGATCGCCAAGTCGGCGCAGATCATCCCGACCCGGCTCACCTTCGTCGATATCGCAGGTCTGGTGCGCGGCGCCTCCAAGGGCGAGGGCCTCGGCAACCAGTTCCTCGCCAATATCCGCGAGGTTGACGCCATCGCCCATGTCGTGCGCTGCTTCGAGGACAGCGACATCACCCATGTCGAGGGCAAGATCGCGCCGGTAGCCGACATCGAGACCATCGAGACCGAGCTGATGCTCGCCGACCTCGACAGCCTGGAAAAGCGCGTCGACAACCTCGCCAAGAAGGCCAAGGGCAACGACAAGGACGCCAAGGAGCAGCTCGATCTCGTCAACCGCTCGCTGGTGCTGTTGCGCGACGGCAAGCCGGCGCGGCTGCTGGAGCGCAAGCCGGAGGAAGAGCGCGCCTTTGCCATGCTCGGCCTTCTGACCTCGAAACCCGTGCTCTATGTCTGCAATGTCGAGGAGGCCTCCGCCAAGGACGGCAACAATTTCTCGAAAGCGGTGTTCGAGCGTGCCAGGGAAGAGGGCGCCGTCGCGGTCGTGATCTCCGCCAAGATCGAATCCGAGATCGCGACCCTGTCGCGCGAGGAGCGCGCCGAGTTTCTGGAGACGCTGGGGCTTGCCGAGGCCGGCCTCGACCGGCTGATCCGCGCCGGCTACCAGCTCCTCGACCTCATCACCTATTTCACGGTGGGACCCAAGGAGGCGCGCGCCTGGACCATCCATCGCGGCACCAGGGCGCCGGCCGCCGCCGGCGTCATCCACACCGACTTCGAGAAGGGTTTCATCCGCGCCGAGACCATTGCCTATGACGATTACGTCACGCTCGGCGGCGAGGCCGGCGCCCGCGATGCCGGCAAGCTGCGCCTCGAAGGCAAGGACTATGTCGTCGCCGATGGCGACGTGATGCATTTCAGGTTCAATACCTAG
- a CDS encoding nuclear transport factor 2 family protein gives MTEHSLWRFSRALHRAINERQHEDLAALLDDDVEWAIYGPIDMFPFLGARHGKSAVLEVIRQIADNIRVHRFDRETIMLGVDSAASMLRYSLTLLDSNKPISLRVAHFAQFKAGKLASIRVLVDTFDLVEQALGRHIHLPRISTVA, from the coding sequence ATGACAGAGCATAGCCTCTGGCGTTTTTCGCGCGCGTTGCATCGCGCGATCAACGAACGCCAGCATGAGGACCTTGCCGCCCTGCTCGACGACGACGTCGAGTGGGCGATCTACGGTCCGATCGACATGTTTCCCTTTCTCGGCGCGCGCCATGGCAAGTCCGCGGTGCTCGAGGTGATCAGGCAGATCGCCGACAACATCCGCGTCCACCGCTTCGACCGCGAGACCATCATGCTCGGCGTCGACTCGGCGGCCTCGATGCTGCGCTACTCGCTGACCCTGCTCGATTCCAACAAGCCGATCTCGCTGCGGGTCGCGCATTTCGCGCAGTTCAAGGCCGGCAAGCTCGCGAGCATCCGCGTGCTGGTCGACACCTTCGACCTCGTCGAGCAGGCGCTCGGCCGGCACATCCACCTGCCGCGGATCTCCACGGTCGCCTGA
- a CDS encoding nuclear transport factor 2 family protein, which produces MAEALNRQRILNFLDTFYSGDIEGALNWCNEDVTFIANAPVDVLPHMGSHKGKAALRAMWQTIGTRYSEMRHEITHLVAEGDKVAALIRLFFRKRKNDRIVQFDLAAFYTLHDGKISEIREVLDSFELVQQLLERDVAAALAIKPGEI; this is translated from the coding sequence ATGGCGGAAGCCCTCAACCGGCAACGCATCCTGAATTTCCTCGACACCTTCTATTCCGGCGATATCGAAGGTGCCCTGAACTGGTGCAACGAAGACGTGACCTTCATCGCCAACGCGCCGGTCGACGTGCTGCCCCACATGGGCAGCCACAAGGGCAAGGCCGCGCTGCGCGCGATGTGGCAGACGATCGGCACGCGCTATTCGGAGATGCGCCACGAGATCACGCACCTGGTCGCCGAGGGCGACAAGGTCGCGGCCCTGATCCGCCTGTTCTTCCGCAAGCGCAAGAACGACCGCATCGTGCAGTTCGACCTCGCCGCCTTCTACACGCTCCACGACGGAAAGATCAGCGAGATCCGCGAGGTGCTGGACTCTTTCGAGCTGGTGCAGCAGCTCCTGGAGCGCGACGTCGCGGCGGCGCTCGCGATCAAGCCGGGCGAGATCTGA
- a CDS encoding DGQHR domain-containing protein codes for MATSPSRPPLAPLVSTEGEKHAEFKRRRDDYSYFKVPAGGETPYLNQGWEVEKVLKRQVRLKKRKPLDRQFEDLVWRLFYRMGYDDLNRGHDFTIQYRGSDGSLHEKQIDIFCKDGETVVIGECKCCDEYKPRSLSKDLAETIGLKKAFANAIRAHYGREFKPKILWFYFTDKVLWSKPDRSKADSENIHVMTERELDYFSQLAEHLGRATKYQFLAEYLGGQKIPEMRDSKVPAIRGKLGGKVFYSFVSTAEQLLKICFVNHRTLADPLALPTYQRMVKRARLRSIGDYLKSGGFFPTNILINFDERRPFDRKGGDANNDVQFGDLHLPERYKSAWIVDGQHRLYGYSVIDPKFSKQNIAVIAFEGLKREEEANLFVTINHEQKSVPRTLLDELDADLKWGSTNPTERLAAMAARIVQTLTEEVGGPLFRRVIAQGIQGDDVMCLTMPELKGGIVRSHLIGSLAQKRKLLVDGPLTGDSDLATVKRASATISSFLQNIRSANPSRWDLGREGDLSTNVGLRALLLVFNSLIVHAESKKKNFDARNAEPSEIVDNILPFARPLGEYLRDEPDSSFRERFGRTKYGSGGPPTYFYELSEIIHEADPTFCPDGLLEHIASKDNERIEAATKTISFIENRVSDIIFDHFKKLHGDKYWNQIGTPQMRVKAYERQQSDEPEKQLEIEAYLDFIDKKKIIEKQENWEVFKKYFNIPLPGEKGQAKNLRWMDRLNELRRVVAHSHKRAFKSDDLDFLEWIKAEFEKRLLEAV; via the coding sequence TTGGCTACTTCACCATCTCGTCCACCTCTTGCGCCCTTGGTCTCGACAGAAGGAGAGAAGCACGCCGAATTCAAACGTCGACGTGACGATTACTCCTATTTCAAGGTTCCCGCAGGAGGTGAGACACCGTACCTCAACCAAGGCTGGGAGGTGGAGAAGGTTCTCAAGCGACAAGTCCGACTCAAGAAGCGGAAGCCACTTGATCGACAATTTGAGGACCTTGTTTGGCGCTTATTCTATCGCATGGGATACGATGATCTAAATAGGGGGCACGACTTTACTATCCAATATCGTGGCTCTGATGGCTCTCTTCACGAAAAACAAATCGATATCTTCTGCAAAGATGGTGAGACAGTCGTCATTGGCGAATGCAAATGTTGCGACGAATACAAGCCCCGCTCCTTGAGCAAAGATTTGGCAGAAACGATCGGCCTAAAGAAGGCCTTCGCCAACGCGATACGTGCGCATTATGGGCGCGAATTCAAACCAAAGATTCTTTGGTTCTATTTCACGGACAAAGTGCTTTGGAGCAAACCCGACAGGAGCAAAGCGGACTCCGAGAACATTCACGTTATGACAGAGCGAGAACTGGACTACTTCTCCCAGCTTGCTGAGCATTTAGGGCGAGCCACGAAATATCAGTTTCTAGCCGAATATTTGGGAGGACAGAAAATTCCCGAGATGCGGGATTCCAAGGTACCTGCAATCAGAGGAAAGCTCGGAGGCAAAGTGTTCTACTCTTTTGTTTCGACGGCAGAACAGCTCCTCAAGATCTGCTTCGTGAATCATAGAACCTTAGCTGACCCCCTTGCGCTCCCAACCTACCAACGAATGGTAAAGCGTGCACGCCTCCGTTCGATTGGCGATTACCTGAAGTCTGGAGGATTCTTCCCCACCAATATCCTGATAAACTTCGATGAACGACGACCATTTGACCGCAAGGGCGGTGACGCCAACAACGATGTACAATTTGGTGACCTACACCTTCCTGAAAGATATAAATCAGCCTGGATCGTCGACGGACAGCATAGGCTGTATGGATATTCGGTGATCGATCCGAAGTTCTCCAAGCAGAACATCGCCGTGATCGCATTTGAAGGGCTCAAGCGGGAAGAAGAAGCAAATCTCTTTGTTACAATCAATCATGAGCAAAAGAGCGTTCCGCGGACCTTGCTGGATGAACTAGACGCCGATTTAAAATGGGGCTCTACGAATCCAACAGAGCGATTGGCTGCGATGGCCGCGAGGATCGTTCAGACTCTCACGGAGGAGGTTGGAGGCCCGCTTTTCCGCAGAGTTATTGCTCAGGGCATCCAGGGTGACGACGTAATGTGCCTGACCATGCCCGAGCTCAAAGGAGGAATCGTTCGATCCCATCTCATCGGCAGTCTCGCGCAAAAGCGCAAGCTCCTCGTAGACGGACCACTGACAGGGGATAGCGATCTTGCGACGGTAAAGCGTGCTTCAGCGACGATCAGCTCCTTCTTGCAAAATATTCGATCTGCCAATCCGAGTCGTTGGGACCTCGGCCGAGAGGGTGATCTAAGCACCAATGTTGGACTAAGAGCACTACTCTTGGTCTTCAACTCGCTGATTGTACATGCCGAGTCCAAAAAGAAGAATTTTGACGCTCGCAACGCCGAGCCTAGCGAAATCGTAGATAACATTCTCCCCTTCGCGAGACCCTTAGGTGAGTATCTCCGGGACGAGCCCGATAGCTCGTTCAGGGAACGATTTGGACGGACCAAGTATGGCTCTGGTGGACCGCCCACCTACTTCTACGAACTTTCCGAAATCATTCACGAGGCCGACCCCACATTTTGTCCGGACGGCTTGCTTGAACACATCGCGTCCAAGGACAACGAAAGAATTGAGGCTGCGACGAAGACAATCTCTTTCATCGAGAACCGCGTATCCGACATAATCTTTGACCACTTCAAGAAGTTGCATGGCGACAAGTACTGGAATCAGATCGGCACGCCGCAAATGCGAGTGAAGGCATACGAGCGTCAACAATCTGACGAACCGGAAAAACAGCTAGAAATTGAAGCTTATCTCGATTTCATCGACAAAAAGAAAATCATTGAAAAACAAGAGAACTGGGAGGTGTTCAAGAAGTACTTCAATATCCCCCTTCCGGGAGAAAAAGGACAAGCAAAGAATTTGCGCTGGATGGATAGGCTAAATGAGTTGCGGCGTGTCGTAGCTCACTCTCACAAGCGCGCGTTTAAGAGCGACGATCTTGATTTTCTTGAGTGGATAAAGGCCGAATTTGAAAAGCGGCTACTCGAAGCTGTCTAA
- a CDS encoding DGQHR domain-containing protein: MTDRFLSFPVTRVTQPVGTFFAGSVDAYALLEICKFDFRRIADAGGYKEFLGFQRKLDLKRVRSIERYIQTLDAVFPTAIVLSVDEKCASIDTDAAGHSTLKLQGYQDSETVDFRIEYEDIASIIDGQHRMKAFENIKGLEFQVNVAVFVGADDATKADIFSTVNLAQTKVNKSLVYDLFSLQKARSSEKTCHEIVVALDEMKESPFFEKIKRLGSATDGRFGETLSQATVVKGLLPYITDDALADRDIGKRFGFWDPSGPEEVKRRIFRPFFERQQDEKILANVLNYFSAIRDRWPNAWKNTGSGNIINRTNGFNGFMRFLRPVYLYFTNEPTVVSKQQFASIFQKIKLAEHDFNPENFLPGTSGSTKLYRVLMEQSHLDS, translated from the coding sequence ATGACTGATCGCTTTCTCTCATTTCCGGTCACGAGAGTAACCCAGCCCGTAGGGACCTTTTTTGCTGGCTCCGTGGATGCGTATGCACTGCTCGAAATTTGCAAGTTCGACTTTCGCCGAATTGCAGATGCCGGGGGTTACAAGGAATTTCTAGGCTTTCAACGAAAGCTGGATCTAAAACGAGTTCGCTCAATCGAGCGCTACATTCAAACTTTGGATGCAGTATTTCCAACAGCAATAGTTCTTTCCGTTGATGAAAAGTGTGCGAGCATTGATACCGATGCAGCAGGCCATAGCACGCTCAAGCTTCAGGGGTACCAGGACAGCGAAACGGTCGACTTCCGAATTGAATACGAGGACATCGCCAGCATTATAGACGGGCAGCATCGGATGAAAGCATTCGAGAACATCAAGGGTCTAGAGTTTCAGGTTAATGTTGCCGTGTTCGTGGGAGCTGATGACGCAACGAAGGCCGACATCTTTTCGACCGTGAACCTTGCGCAAACGAAAGTGAACAAGAGCTTGGTCTACGACTTGTTCTCTTTGCAGAAGGCCCGCAGTTCCGAGAAAACCTGTCATGAGATCGTGGTAGCCCTTGACGAAATGAAAGAGAGCCCGTTCTTCGAAAAAATAAAGCGATTGGGATCAGCTACCGATGGCCGATTTGGAGAAACTCTCTCCCAGGCAACCGTGGTGAAGGGCTTACTCCCGTATATTACGGATGATGCACTTGCGGATCGAGATATCGGCAAGCGTTTTGGCTTTTGGGATCCGTCAGGCCCAGAAGAAGTAAAAAGGAGGATTTTTCGTCCATTCTTTGAACGACAGCAAGACGAGAAGATACTCGCAAATGTCCTGAATTACTTTTCCGCCATTCGCGACAGATGGCCGAACGCTTGGAAAAACACCGGCTCGGGGAACATCATCAATCGAACCAACGGGTTCAACGGGTTTATGCGCTTTCTTCGACCGGTCTATCTTTACTTCACCAATGAACCGACAGTGGTTAGCAAGCAGCAATTTGCATCTATCTTTCAGAAGATCAAACTTGCTGAGCATGACTTTAACCCTGAGAACTTTCTTCCCGGCACAAGCGGCTCGACAAAACTGTATCGGGTATTGATGGAGCAAAGCCACCTCGATTCATGA